A genomic region of Eucalyptus grandis isolate ANBG69807.140 chromosome 5, ASM1654582v1, whole genome shotgun sequence contains the following coding sequences:
- the LOC120293635 gene encoding F-box/LRR-repeat protein 2-like: MAEHPPWEDLPALCWEEVLRRLVSADDLESVSSVCKRLLHICSTVRSSLSINHLQTNHLQTRRYVGSLLRRFTSLKSIDLSSFHGDPSSVLLQIAQFPLPLDRLDLSNQESLRFGGLREMGSKFGALRVLVLSRIGLLGDADLVSIAECFPALEELDISYPLQSDSARVTDDGISDLSRKLQRLSRMKLSGNRSLSDQSLVVLSVNCPSLREVKFTGCGLITGRGIASLIVNRPHLVSLALHYKTLGADLCEELVDSFGHARGFISLDFSGSFIWDGLLMAVAEANIPLKRLILSHALGFSFDGIRMIMLCHQDIEVLDLEAVRFLTDDDMSVICEYLRSLTHINISSCSNLTMATLYKLMTQCPFLKAIKMQKTNLREDDANETDIVVNSQVRYLRIPYNGKLTDECLKKIGRMCPNLQYLDVSNCLKITGDGISGVLKSCPEICYLKISGLENIRNLCIDIELPRLEVLQAEGLKLNEEQLAAFISRCCHLKNLNLMDSVHPSNKGVKKLMKNCYTLRGINQRNYNYGRGDFPFSDWELSMRSSLRRIVPPSGLVSSKSRDFFLKHWLSRQG; the protein is encoded by the coding sequence ATGGCGGAGCACCCGCCTTGGGAAGACCTGCCCGCATTGTGCTGGGAGGAGGTCCTCCGCCGCTTGGTCTCCGCCGATGACCTCGAGTCCGTCTCCTCCGTCTGCAAGCGATTGCTACACATCTGCAGCACCGTCCGCAGCAGCCTCTCCATCAACCACCTACAGACCAACCACCTACAGACCCGGCGCTACGTCGGCTCCCTCCTCCGGCGCTTCACGTCCCTCAAGTCCATCGACCTCAGCTCGTTCCATGGCGACCCGTCCTCCGTCCTCCTCCAGATCGCGCAGTTCCCGTTGCCCCTCGACCGCCTCGACCTCTCCAACCAGGAGTCCCTCCGCTTCGGTGGGTTGCGCGAGATGGGTTCCAAGTTCGGGGCTTTGAGGGTCTTGGTGCTGTCCCGTATTGGGTTGCTGGGGGATGCCGACTTGGTTTCGATCGCGGAGTGCTTTCCCGCGCTCGAAGAGCTCGACATTAGCTATCCGCTGCAGAGTGATTCGGCTCGGGTCACGGACGACGGTATCTCGGACCTGTCGCGGAAGCTGCAGAGGCTGTCGCGAATGAAACTTTCGGGTAATCGGTCTCTCTCTGATCAGTCTCTCGTGGTTCTGTCGGTGAATTGCCCGTCTCTGAGGGAAGTTAAGTTTACGGGATGTGGGTTAATTACCGGGAGAGGTATTGCTTCGTTGATAGTGAACAGGCCTCACTTGGTCTCCTTGGCCCTGCATTATAAGACTCTGGGGGCGGATTTATGTGAGGAGTTGGTGGACTCCTTTGGTCACGCCAGGGGTTTTATTAGTCTGGATTTCTCGGGCTCGTTTATCTGGGATGGGTTGCTGATGGCTGTTGCGGAGGCAAACATTCCGCTCAAGAGACTCATACTTTCGCACGCCCTGGGGTTTTCCTTCGACGGGATTCGGATGATCATGCTATGTCACCAGGATATTGAGGTCTTAGATTTGGAGGCAGTACGTTTCCTCACAGATGACGACATGAGCGTGATATGTGAATATCTTCGCAGTCTGACCCACATTAACATCAGTAGCTGCTCCAATCTCACGATGGCAACATTGTATAAACTCATGACACAATGTCCCTTCCTGAAGGCAATCAAAATGCAGAAGACAAACCTAAGGGAGGATGATGCTAATGAAACTGATATCGTGGTGAATTCTCAAGTGAGGTATCTTCGCATACCTTATAATGGTAAACTGACTGATGAATGCCTCAAGAAGATCGGGCGTATGTGCCCCAACTTGCAGTATCTTGATGTAAGCAATTGTTTGAAGATAACTGGGGATGGCATTTCGGGTGTGCTGAAGAGCTGCCCTGAAATCTGTTATTTGAAGATCTCTGGTTTAGAAAACATAAGGAATCTATGCATCGACATTGAACTCCCACGGTTAGAGGTCTTGCAAGCAGAAGGCTTGAAACTCAACGAAGAGCAACTAGCGGCATTTATAAGTAGATGTTGCCATCTCAAGAATCTCAACTTAATGGACTCTGTGCATCCGTCGAACAAAGGGGTAAAAAAGTTGATGAAGAATTGCTATACATTGAGGGGGATAAATCAACGGAACTACAATTATGGACGTGGCGATTTCCCATTTTCTGATTGGGAGCTGTCTATGAGGTCATCTTTAAGGAGAATAGTCCCACCAAGCGGATTAGTTTCATCCAAAAGCCGAGACTTCTTCTTGAAGCATTGGTTGTCTCGTCAGGGATGA